The Pedobacter mucosus genome window below encodes:
- a CDS encoding TolC family protein: MSKILNLLIFILSLSFSAMAQEKLSLQEAITIALQNNYDIKISKNETNIARNNANIGNAGMLPNITGDYSNGGSVQNTRQTPITGPDRVINGAQSTNNSYGADLNWTVFDGFTMFANYERLKELQKQGELNARLTILTTVADVIAAYYDIVRQQQLVIAADSALDVSVLRTTIAKTKLQLGRGAKLDVLTAQVDYNADTSTYLQTKNFLQVAKVRLNQLMVRDISTNFSVTNDINVDKGILFSKLAEMAEQQNPNVQNAFINQRIAALNLKSIRGARYPVISLNSGYSRARSTSPTGFNPKFAANGLTYGLTASINIFNGFLQRQQERNAKIDIENANLNFGKTKLDISTQLLTAYQNYSTYLDLIKLEQRNVDIAKESLEITLAKYRLGSIAPLELREAQRNAIDAQNRFIEMQYQAKIAETTLKEISGNINLSN, translated from the coding sequence ATGAGCAAAATATTAAACCTACTTATATTCATACTGAGCTTATCGTTCTCTGCCATGGCGCAAGAAAAGCTTAGTTTGCAGGAAGCAATAACGATAGCACTGCAAAATAATTACGATATAAAAATTAGTAAAAACGAAACTAACATTGCCCGAAACAATGCAAATATTGGCAATGCAGGCATGTTACCAAATATAACCGGCGATTACAGTAATGGTGGAAGTGTTCAAAACACTAGGCAAACGCCAATAACCGGTCCTGATAGGGTAATCAATGGAGCACAAAGTACAAATAACAGTTATGGTGCGGATTTAAACTGGACCGTTTTTGATGGTTTCACGATGTTTGCCAATTACGAAAGACTAAAAGAATTACAGAAACAAGGTGAATTGAATGCAAGATTAACCATTTTAACCACAGTGGCCGATGTTATTGCTGCCTATTATGATATTGTAAGGCAGCAACAACTTGTAATTGCTGCAGATAGCGCTTTGGATGTATCGGTACTTCGAACTACTATTGCCAAGACAAAACTTCAACTTGGTCGGGGTGCAAAACTAGATGTATTAACGGCACAAGTAGATTATAATGCGGATACATCAACTTATTTACAAACCAAAAATTTTTTACAGGTAGCTAAAGTTCGTCTAAATCAGTTAATGGTGAGGGATATCAGCACAAATTTTTCTGTAACAAATGATATAAATGTTGATAAAGGAATATTATTTAGCAAGCTGGCAGAAATGGCTGAGCAGCAAAATCCCAACGTTCAAAACGCATTTATAAATCAAAGAATTGCAGCATTAAATTTAAAATCTATTCGCGGAGCTCGATATCCGGTAATAAGTTTAAACTCTGGTTACAGTCGGGCTCGAAGTACTAGTCCTACAGGATTTAACCCGAAATTTGCAGCCAACGGACTAACTTATGGCTTAACGGCAAGCATTAATATTTTTAATGGCTTTTTACAAAGACAGCAAGAACGGAATGCAAAAATTGATATTGAAAACGCTAATTTAAACTTTGGCAAAACCAAACTTGATATCAGCACTCAATTGCTAACGGCTTATCAAAACTACAGCACTTACTTAGATTTGATAAAATTAGAACAGCGAAATGTTGATATAGCAAAAGAAAGTTTAGAAATAACGCTAGCAAAATATCGCTTGGGCAGCATTGCACCTTTAGAATTAAGAGAAGCACAACGAAACGCAATTGATGCACAAAACCGATTTATAGAGATGCAATATCAAGCTAAAATAGCGGAAACTACGTTGAAAGAAATTAGTGGAAATATAAATTTGTCTAATTAA